A stretch of the Methanobacterium veterum genome encodes the following:
- a CDS encoding energy-coupling factor transporter transmembrane component T, translated as MKFTVIHPATYMVYYLILILFAFFFNDPYYLTSFLICIVLLTTFQGINSEFKNIIKFYIPMAFLIIILNPLVSHIGAIKIYIIGNYFITLEALVYGILMSLSLLIILLLFASYNNTVSYQEMLYILSKRFPNISIIIIMALRFIPLLNYRLSEVNKVFRLNHESSGKKNETKINKIKDTAQMLAVVVSWSLEESMLAAKSMKGRGYGITERTNYLSFKFRKIDYYFIALIIISAAVCIIGLLQGHGRISIYPQLQFSFSENIFNIFYFAFLILLLPLIYLESKEKLIWH; from the coding sequence ATGAAATTTACAGTGATCCATCCAGCAACTTATATGGTTTACTACCTGATTTTGATATTATTTGCATTCTTTTTCAATGATCCCTATTATCTGACATCTTTTTTAATTTGTATTGTTCTTTTAACCACATTTCAAGGTATTAACAGCGAATTTAAGAATATAATTAAGTTTTATATCCCCATGGCGTTCTTAATTATCATTTTAAACCCATTGGTATCTCACATTGGGGCCATAAAAATATACATCATAGGAAATTACTTTATTACGCTGGAAGCTTTGGTATATGGTATTTTAATGAGCTTATCCCTTTTAATCATATTACTGCTATTTGCGTCATATAACAACACAGTTTCTTACCAGGAAATGCTTTATATTCTTTCAAAAAGGTTTCCAAATATTTCTATAATAATTATAATGGCTTTGAGATTTATTCCATTGTTAAACTATAGGCTAAGTGAAGTAAATAAAGTTTTCAGGCTTAATCATGAAAGTTCAGGTAAAAAAAATGAAACAAAGATAAATAAAATTAAAGATACAGCCCAAATGCTTGCAGTTGTTGTTTCATGGTCATTAGAAGAATCAATGCTAGCTGCAAAATCAATGAAAGGTAGAGGGTATGGAATTACTGAGCGAACTAATTATTTATCCTTTAAATTTAGAAAAATCGATTATTATTTTATTGCACTCATCATTATTTCAGCTGCAGTATGTATAATTGGACTTTTACAGGGCCACGGCAGGATAAGCATTTATCCACAACTGCAGTTTTCATTTTCAGAAAATATATTCAACATATTCTATTTCGCGTTTTTAATTCTTTTACTACCTTTAATCTATTTAGAATCCAAGGAGAAATTGATATGGCATTAA
- a CDS encoding ECF transporter S component has translation MDSLTLTSLIIFVILIIGVILCIFRYFEKSKPSVESIVLIAILVAIASLGRLPTAALLSIQASSFIIIMAGLVFGKEIGFITGVLTAVVTDLFLGIGYWTVFQMIGWGIMGLTAGIFSSKLENVYIRAGFGFIWGFFYGWITDLSMLPFLSTIDLNAFLGIFAASVPFDLSHGVTNVILLVLLYGLFKRIFNRAKDKFLSNQTGPLNKGANT, from the coding sequence ATGGATTCTTTAACTTTAACCAGTTTAATAATATTTGTAATACTAATAATTGGAGTCATACTCTGTATCTTTAGATATTTCGAAAAATCAAAACCCAGTGTCGAGTCAATAGTACTAATTGCAATTTTGGTAGCTATTGCTTCTTTAGGAAGACTTCCCACAGCGGCATTACTCAGCATTCAAGCTTCTTCTTTCATAATTATAATGGCAGGATTAGTTTTTGGAAAGGAAATCGGTTTTATAACAGGTGTTCTGACAGCTGTTGTAACTGATCTATTTTTAGGTATTGGATACTGGACAGTTTTCCAGATGATTGGTTGGGGCATTATGGGATTAACTGCAGGAATATTCAGTTCCAAACTTGAAAATGTATACATAAGAGCAGGATTTGGTTTTATATGGGGATTCTTTTATGGATGGATAACCGATCTTTCAATGTTGCCATTCCTTAGCACCATAGATTTAAATGCTTTTTTAGGTATTTTCGCTGCTAGTGTGCCCTTTGACTTATCACATGGAGTTACAAATGTTATTTTGTTAGTTTTACTATATGGTCTGTTTAAAAGGATATTTAACCGGGCTAAAGATAAGTTCCTTTCCAATCAAACAGGACCATTGAATAAAGGTGCAAACACATAA
- the cbiQ gene encoding cobalt ECF transporter T component CbiQ, with translation MFENTLDSYAHSNGLKNTNTYFKVLFAILTMLVSLVSTSPVIPFIVFLLLTYLIIFKAKIPYKFYLKFLLVPFIFAFITFVFMAVFFGVGFHVLELGIFNWAVTADGFNLGFLVFARMLGGFSCLAFLALTTPMTELFSVLERLKIPKIVLELAMLMYRYIFVFLDEGINMYHSQETRLGYSTIKKSFKSMGMLGSNLFIKTWVKGEQVYLAMESRCYTGSMKTMGEYGSIRSIGTRNLALLVVFEVALFLGTCLTGNFNIF, from the coding sequence ATGTTTGAAAACACTCTGGATAGCTATGCTCATTCCAATGGTCTAAAAAACACAAATACATACTTCAAGGTGCTGTTTGCAATATTGACCATGCTGGTAAGCTTGGTATCCACATCACCAGTTATACCTTTTATTGTATTTTTGCTGTTAACGTATCTAATTATTTTCAAAGCTAAAATTCCATATAAGTTTTATTTGAAGTTCCTTTTGGTACCATTCATCTTCGCATTTATAACATTTGTTTTCATGGCGGTGTTCTTTGGCGTTGGTTTTCATGTACTGGAACTTGGAATATTCAACTGGGCAGTAACTGCAGATGGTTTCAACTTAGGGTTCCTTGTTTTTGCAAGGATGCTTGGTGGTTTTTCATGTCTGGCATTTTTGGCCCTTACTACGCCAATGACAGAACTATTTTCTGTATTAGAGCGTTTAAAAATCCCAAAAATTGTTCTTGAATTGGCTATGTTGATGTACCGTTATATATTCGTGTTCTTGGATGAAGGCATTAATATGTATCACTCTCAGGAAACACGTCTTGGATATTCGACAATTAAAAAATCATTCAAATCCATGGGTATGCTGGGTAGTAACCTCTTCATAAAAACATGGGTAAAAGGAGAACAGGTGTATCTTGCAATGGAATCGAGGTGCTATACTGGTTCAATGAAAACAATGGGAGAATATGGAAGTATCCGAAGTATTGGAACTCGTAATTTAGCATTACTTGTGGTGTTTGAGGTAGCACTCTTCCTCGGCACATGTTTAACAGGGAATTTTAACATATTTTAA
- a CDS encoding ABC transporter ATP-binding protein, with protein sequence MALISFKNFYFKYNEKDRNVLSNINLEVLPGEFVLFCGPSGSGKTTLLTNLKKEIRPAGVYEGKIHYDDEDIEMLEDKKSACEIGFLFQNPEDQFVSDNVLQEIAFPLENIGLPTEDIRNRIAEMAAFFGLEKYLYKNIKELSGGQKQLVNLCSLLVLKPKLLLLDEPTSQLDPIAAYNFLSMLRRLNEEFSITIMATEHRIDNIFPFADKTVFLEDGHIKYINKPRTICSKAYQNPVFRNYLPSVTRVHFLLQSKYSFLNKCKIPLNIREGMQELNFLDEKLKESGTALWRDINVNLFKNSENLDSSDILLKCKDIWFGYINDHIILRGVFLDIKKGEFISIFGGNGTGKTTLLQILSGIIKPQKGKIKLKKGIKVGYVHQNPMVHFWRDTVQEELSLNFLEKLEDNNSSKFRRLQKYMPQNSHENINSNNNQIILDSEKEKLIEFFGISHLLDKHPYDCSGGEKQKIAIVKSLLTKPDILFLDEPTKGLDPVSKLHLAYKLKKMQENGLTIVMATHDIEFAAEYSKRCMILFDGKIQIDNTPKAVFSSNNFYTTFVNRMVKNFLPESITLNDVKEKWIG encoded by the coding sequence ATGGCATTAATCAGCTTTAAAAATTTTTATTTTAAATATAATGAAAAAGACAGAAATGTTCTTTCTAACATCAATTTAGAAGTACTTCCCGGAGAATTTGTTTTATTCTGCGGTCCATCTGGATCTGGAAAAACAACGCTACTTACTAACCTAAAAAAAGAAATACGACCTGCAGGAGTCTATGAGGGAAAAATTCATTATGATGATGAAGATATAGAAATGCTTGAAGATAAAAAATCAGCATGTGAAATCGGCTTTTTATTTCAAAATCCTGAAGATCAGTTTGTATCTGACAATGTCCTTCAAGAAATAGCTTTCCCCTTAGAAAACATTGGTTTGCCAACCGAAGATATCCGAAACAGAATAGCTGAAATGGCAGCTTTCTTTGGCCTGGAAAAATATTTATACAAAAATATCAAGGAATTATCCGGCGGGCAAAAACAGCTGGTCAATTTATGTTCTTTACTGGTTTTGAAACCTAAATTACTTCTTTTAGACGAACCAACTTCACAGCTGGATCCTATAGCTGCGTATAATTTTTTGTCAATGCTAAGGAGATTGAATGAAGAATTTTCAATTACTATAATGGCTACAGAACACAGAATAGATAATATTTTTCCTTTTGCAGATAAAACAGTTTTTTTAGAGGATGGACACATAAAATACATTAATAAACCTAGAACAATATGCTCAAAAGCATACCAAAATCCAGTATTCCGCAATTATTTACCTTCAGTTACTAGAGTACATTTCTTATTACAATCTAAATATTCTTTTTTGAATAAATGTAAAATTCCTCTGAACATACGTGAAGGCATGCAGGAATTAAATTTTCTGGATGAAAAATTAAAAGAGTCTGGCACTGCTTTATGGCGTGATATAAATGTAAATCTATTTAAAAACTCAGAGAATTTAGATTCAAGTGATATTCTGCTTAAATGCAAAGATATCTGGTTTGGTTATATAAATGACCATATCATTTTAAGAGGAGTTTTTCTGGATATTAAAAAGGGAGAATTTATAAGCATATTTGGAGGCAATGGAACTGGAAAAACAACTTTACTGCAGATTTTATCTGGAATAATCAAACCACAAAAGGGCAAAATTAAGCTTAAAAAAGGAATTAAAGTAGGTTACGTTCATCAAAACCCTATGGTTCATTTCTGGAGAGATACTGTCCAAGAAGAGTTATCACTGAACTTTTTGGAAAAATTAGAAGATAATAACTCGTCTAAATTCAGGAGACTGCAAAAATATATGCCTCAAAATAGTCATGAAAACATTAACTCAAATAACAATCAAATCATTTTGGATTCTGAAAAGGAAAAACTCATAGAATTTTTTGGAATATCTCATCTACTGGATAAACATCCTTATGACTGTAGTGGTGGGGAAAAGCAAAAAATAGCAATTGTTAAATCATTACTCACTAAACCAGATATTTTATTTTTAGACGAGCCTACAAAGGGTTTAGATCCCGTGTCCAAATTACATCTTGCGTATAAATTAAAAAAAATGCAGGAAAACGGTTTAACTATCGTAATGGCAACCCATGACATTGAGTTTGCGGCGGAATACTCCAAAAGATGCATGATCTTATTTGACGGGAAAATCCAAATTGATAACACTCCTAAAGCTGTATTTTCCAGCAATAATTTCTATACCACTTTTGTAAACAGGATGGTGAAAAATTTTTTACCTGAAAGCATAACTTTAAATGATGTAAAAGAAAAATGGATCGGTTGA
- a CDS encoding adenosylcobinamide amidohydrolase, translated as MTLSQNIYDQKGKNIDSSYKPKLVFKTSSGENIYRCKDSIVVKLPQNRNSITTSWINGGYKENIEAIFNHQLKEPCEGNPDGLEGLNVQDYMIITAEKLGLNPEKTSGLITSADMEHAAISTKIFRNIEVTAVVTGGINVNGGRAGDPASYYEENGKFEFKLGTINTILIINSKLNESTLLKAMIVAVEAKTVALQQLMAPSKYSTGIATGSGTDGISVISNMESKNVLTNAGKHSKLGELIGKCVIEATTKALANQTNLTPDSQRDMLVRLNRFGIDEEKYWQTAESIPGTKQKKEFIENLHNFSKNPLIVAMVSSILHIVDEIEWGLIPETAGKKAAVSIMKTIPTILNEEFSITEKLLEENDSIIEKWMRLSSWYICKMVNP; from the coding sequence ATGACTTTATCACAGAACATATATGATCAAAAGGGGAAAAATATAGATTCAAGTTATAAACCTAAATTAGTTTTTAAAACAAGTTCAGGAGAAAATATTTACCGATGCAAAGACTCTATTGTTGTAAAATTACCACAAAACAGAAATTCAATAACCACTTCATGGATAAATGGAGGTTACAAAGAAAATATTGAAGCAATATTTAACCATCAACTAAAAGAACCATGTGAAGGTAATCCAGATGGCCTTGAAGGACTTAATGTTCAAGATTACATGATAATTACCGCTGAAAAACTTGGTTTGAATCCTGAAAAAACATCAGGGCTTATTACTTCTGCTGATATGGAACATGCAGCCATATCAACTAAAATTTTCAGAAACATCGAGGTTACAGCAGTAGTAACTGGTGGGATTAATGTTAATGGGGGGCGTGCCGGAGATCCTGCATCCTACTACGAAGAAAATGGTAAATTTGAATTTAAACTAGGGACCATTAACACCATTTTAATAATAAATTCCAAATTAAATGAAAGTACACTGTTAAAAGCTATGATAGTAGCTGTAGAAGCAAAAACAGTGGCGCTTCAACAGCTTATGGCACCAAGCAAATATTCAACAGGTATAGCCACTGGTTCAGGAACAGATGGAATTTCTGTAATTTCCAACATGGAAAGTAAAAACGTTCTCACAAATGCAGGCAAACATTCCAAATTAGGAGAACTAATTGGAAAATGTGTAATTGAAGCTACTACAAAAGCACTTGCAAACCAGACTAATTTAACACCGGATTCACAGCGTGACATGCTCGTCAGGCTGAACCGTTTTGGGATCGATGAAGAAAAATACTGGCAAACTGCAGAATCAATTCCAGGAACAAAACAAAAGAAAGAATTTATAGAGAATCTCCATAATTTTTCTAAAAACCCATTGATTGTGGCTATGGTTTCGTCTATTCTGCATATCGTTGATGAAATTGAATGGGGTTTAATTCCTGAAACTGCTGGCAAAAAAGCGGCAGTTTCAATTATGAAAACAATTCCCACTATCCTAAATGAAGAATTTTCAATAACTGAAAAATTGCTTGAGGAAAATGATTCCATCATTGAAAAGTGGATGAGGCTTAGTTCATGGTACATTTGCAAAATGGTGAATCCATGA
- the cbiM gene encoding cobalt ECF transporter S component CbiM, producing the protein MHIMEGYLPWYWCVFWYAVALPVVAYGIIQIKKVTDEHPESKPLLAVSGAFMFILSSLKMPSVTGSCSHPCGNGLGAVLFGPAAVSVLGAIVLLFQALLLAHGGLTTLGANIVSMGIVGPLAAWLVWKGTNKLGLSASIGIFLAALAGDWLTYVATAVQLAMAFPIPTVGSAFVKFIAIYAYTQVPLAIAEGLLTVVIFDYIMKLRPDILRKLGVIKAEDTEKASEKVPEVA; encoded by the coding sequence ATGCATATAATGGAAGGATATTTACCATGGTACTGGTGCGTTTTCTGGTATGCGGTTGCGTTACCAGTCGTTGCCTATGGTATAATCCAGATAAAGAAAGTAACGGACGAACATCCGGAATCAAAACCACTTTTGGCAGTTTCAGGGGCATTTATGTTCATTTTGTCATCTTTAAAAATGCCATCTGTAACTGGAAGCTGCTCTCACCCTTGTGGTAATGGTTTAGGTGCAGTTTTATTCGGACCTGCTGCAGTAAGCGTTTTAGGAGCAATTGTGCTTCTTTTCCAAGCATTACTCTTGGCTCATGGAGGTTTAACAACTTTAGGTGCTAATATTGTTTCAATGGGTATTGTGGGTCCATTAGCAGCGTGGTTAGTATGGAAAGGAACTAACAAATTAGGTTTGTCTGCTTCAATAGGAATATTTCTAGCTGCACTTGCAGGGGATTGGTTAACTTATGTAGCAACTGCAGTACAGCTTGCAATGGCATTCCCAATACCAACTGTTGGATCTGCATTTGTTAAGTTTATAGCAATATATGCTTACACCCAGGTGCCTCTGGCAATAGCAGAAGGTCTTTTAACTGTTGTAATATTTGATTACATTATGAAACTTAGACCTGATATATTAAGAAAGTTAGGTGTCATAAAAGCAGAAGACACTGAAAAAGCTTCAGAAAAAGTACCAGAGGTGGCTTAA
- a CDS encoding acetate--CoA ligase family protein produces MRDMFDAKSIAVIGASETKGKIGYDIMRSLVNYYKGEIVPVNIKGGEILGIPACTSISEHGPVDLAVITIPSHLIPATVEECGEIGIKNIVVISAGFKEIDEEGARLENELVELCKKYKIKLVGPNCLGIMNTYNDMNASFSSDIAHKGKISFMSQSGAIMAAILDYADKKNIGFSRIVSLGNKAVINENDCMKDFMEDENTEVITAYLEGIVDGPGFIEASREASRKKPVLVIKSGRTSKGSEAVSSHTGTIAGSDSAYEAAFSQCGIIRVNSLDEMMDYSSALAFSPLPKGNRIVIITNAGGPAIMTTDVAIKNNLEIAELTCETKQKLKDGLPATASVKNPVDVLGDASPERYAFALETVLADPNVDGVIYLVTPQSVTDAEGIAKVAIEHAKSSEKPILCSFFGGTSFEGAEKLLAEHQIPNYLYPKRAVKSLKTLYNYSIIKDQEYPDSPDFDVDKEIVKNIIQEAQEKDMYTLGLESFDILKAYGIPTVGTAITKNLEDTLKAAEEIGYPLVMKIVSPQISHKSDVGGIKLNLNNADDVKAAYEDMMENIPKKEPNATLEGVQLQKMLSGGKEVIIGMVQDPTFGPMMMFGLGGIYVEILKDVKFAIAPVNEEEAREMIAGIKTHELLEGTRGDKAMDTEAIADIILRISQLVTDFPEINEFEINPLMVFEEGALAVDMRLMLKEGGSGPVSELSQSARVKSSE; encoded by the coding sequence ATGCGTGATATGTTCGATGCAAAATCAATTGCAGTAATAGGTGCGTCAGAGACGAAAGGTAAAATCGGGTACGATATAATGAGATCCCTTGTGAATTATTATAAAGGAGAAATCGTTCCGGTTAATATTAAAGGCGGCGAAATACTTGGAATTCCTGCCTGTACATCAATAAGTGAACATGGTCCTGTAGATCTTGCAGTTATAACCATACCATCACATTTAATTCCAGCAACAGTTGAAGAATGTGGTGAAATTGGAATTAAAAACATTGTTGTAATTTCAGCAGGATTTAAAGAAATTGATGAAGAAGGGGCCAGACTTGAAAATGAATTAGTGGAACTATGTAAAAAATACAAGATCAAACTGGTAGGTCCTAACTGTTTAGGTATAATGAATACATATAACGATATGAATGCATCTTTTTCTTCTGATATTGCTCATAAAGGTAAAATATCTTTTATGAGTCAATCTGGAGCTATCATGGCAGCTATTCTTGATTATGCTGATAAAAAGAATATTGGATTTTCCAGAATTGTCAGTCTTGGAAATAAAGCTGTGATAAATGAAAATGACTGTATGAAAGACTTTATGGAAGATGAAAACACAGAAGTTATAACCGCATATCTGGAAGGTATTGTTGATGGCCCGGGTTTTATAGAAGCCAGTAGAGAAGCTTCCAGGAAAAAACCTGTTCTTGTTATAAAATCTGGAAGAACTTCCAAAGGATCTGAAGCAGTTTCTTCACACACAGGTACAATTGCCGGTTCTGACTCTGCATATGAAGCAGCATTTTCACAGTGTGGAATTATACGTGTAAATTCACTTGACGAGATGATGGATTACAGTAGTGCTTTAGCATTCTCCCCACTTCCAAAGGGAAATAGAATTGTTATAATCACAAATGCTGGTGGTCCAGCGATTATGACCACAGACGTTGCAATAAAAAATAACCTTGAAATTGCTGAACTTACATGCGAAACTAAACAAAAATTAAAAGACGGATTACCTGCAACTGCAAGTGTTAAAAACCCTGTTGATGTTTTAGGTGACGCAAGTCCAGAAAGATATGCATTTGCACTTGAGACTGTATTAGCAGACCCTAATGTAGACGGAGTAATTTATCTGGTTACACCGCAGTCTGTCACCGATGCTGAGGGAATTGCTAAAGTTGCAATTGAACACGCGAAGAGTTCTGAAAAACCAATTTTATGCAGTTTCTTTGGAGGAACCAGTTTCGAAGGCGCTGAAAAACTTCTAGCTGAACATCAGATCCCAAACTACCTGTATCCTAAACGGGCTGTTAAAAGTTTGAAAACTTTATACAATTACAGTATTATCAAAGATCAGGAATATCCAGATTCCCCTGATTTTGATGTTGACAAAGAAATTGTTAAAAACATTATTCAAGAGGCACAGGAAAAAGATATGTATACGCTTGGTCTGGAATCCTTTGATATACTTAAAGCATACGGAATTCCAACAGTAGGCACTGCAATTACAAAGAACCTTGAAGATACACTAAAAGCAGCTGAAGAAATTGGATACCCTCTGGTTATGAAAATAGTTTCTCCTCAAATTTCACATAAATCCGATGTGGGTGGAATTAAGCTTAACCTGAACAATGCAGATGACGTTAAAGCAGCTTATGAAGACATGATGGAAAACATACCTAAAAAAGAACCTAATGCAACTCTTGAAGGCGTTCAGTTACAGAAAATGTTGTCTGGCGGTAAAGAGGTTATCATAGGTATGGTACAAGATCCTACCTTTGGTCCAATGATGATGTTTGGACTTGGTGGTATCTACGTTGAAATATTAAAGGACGTTAAATTTGCAATTGCACCTGTAAATGAAGAAGAAGCAAGGGAAATGATAGCTGGAATTAAAACTCATGAACTCCTTGAAGGAACTAGGGGAGATAAAGCAATGGACACTGAAGCCATTGCAGATATCATACTCCGAATTTCACAGCTTGTTACAGACTTCCCTGAAATCAACGAGTTTGAAATCAACCCGTTAATGGTCTTTGAAGAAGGAGCATTAGCTGTTGATATGAGACTGATGTTAAAAGAAGGAGGATCTGGTCCTGTATCAGAACTTTCCCAGAGTGCAAGGGTAAAATCAAGTGAATAA
- a CDS encoding pseudomurein-binding repeat-containing protein — MRKLFFAGIVVMALFLSINNVSAANSTNVTTDQVVNASTAVKSYVETNHTLPSTVNVSGKQVNMQQFLEISTTAVSNINNNKSNATISLKDYGNATAPSENITSRNITKAEYLDIANRVKSYMDSNGRAPNYATQTSTGDTISFESMVYMYSKVLNYYKTNKVLPNYVSVNAWSTISIPNSANVIGSTSYGYVEKEVYGNLSSNKTIVIIVGVHPQENGIHTAVANALASKSATLSKRYVIYKVHVTKDADDYSKGRMNGQLLAQKFVVPAVSKENPMLVVDVHENHGADSGYEYYRFLYPISSTAITKTYANQIISAMPFLVTYSPPNPTSTQYVTVPIANKGIPTIIYETYMSDSTAKKNSDANTFINALDTKVGSASTGNTPPDTTAPKVTSSTPQNGATGVSRTSTITIKFSENIKSSVNWSKIYMINLSTGKTMVISKSISGNTLSIKMDLKRYAYNVYQIYIPASAVKDSAGNNLGTAYTFRFVTGT; from the coding sequence ATGCGGAAATTGTTCTTTGCAGGGATAGTTGTTATGGCACTTTTTTTAAGTATCAACAACGTATCTGCAGCAAATTCTACAAACGTCACAACAGATCAGGTTGTTAATGCATCGACTGCGGTGAAATCATACGTAGAAACAAATCACACACTTCCAAGTACTGTAAATGTATCTGGAAAACAGGTGAACATGCAGCAATTCTTAGAAATTTCAACTACAGCAGTGTCAAATATCAACAACAACAAGTCCAATGCAACAATTAGCCTTAAAGACTATGGTAACGCAACTGCTCCATCAGAAAACATTACAAGCAGAAATATCACTAAAGCAGAATATTTAGATATTGCAAACCGCGTTAAGTCTTACATGGATTCCAATGGACGAGCACCCAATTACGCCACACAAACCAGTACTGGAGACACCATCAGCTTTGAATCTATGGTTTATATGTATTCAAAGGTACTCAACTACTACAAAACAAATAAAGTGCTACCAAACTACGTTTCAGTGAATGCATGGTCAACAATTAGTATACCAAATAGCGCAAATGTAATAGGCAGTACAAGCTATGGTTATGTGGAAAAAGAAGTTTACGGGAATCTAAGTTCCAATAAAACCATAGTAATTATAGTAGGTGTACATCCACAGGAAAATGGAATTCATACCGCTGTTGCAAATGCTCTGGCAAGTAAATCAGCGACTCTCAGTAAAAGGTACGTCATCTACAAGGTTCATGTAACCAAGGATGCAGATGATTACAGCAAAGGAAGAATGAATGGACAGTTATTAGCCCAAAAATTCGTGGTACCTGCTGTTTCTAAAGAAAATCCAATGTTAGTGGTAGATGTTCACGAAAATCACGGTGCAGATAGTGGATATGAATACTACAGATTTTTATATCCAATTTCAAGTACTGCCATAACTAAAACCTATGCTAACCAGATAATCAGTGCTATGCCTTTTTTAGTGACATACAGCCCACCAAATCCAACAAGTACACAGTACGTTACAGTGCCTATTGCTAATAAAGGAATACCCACTATAATCTATGAAACTTACATGAGTGATTCAACAGCTAAGAAAAACAGTGATGCAAACACATTTATAAACGCGTTAGACACTAAAGTTGGAAGCGCATCAACTGGAAACACACCACCGGATACAACAGCTCCAAAAGTAACTTCAAGCACTCCCCAAAATGGTGCTACTGGAGTTTCAAGGACATCTACTATTACCATCAAATTCAGTGAAAACATCAAATCAAGTGTTAACTGGTCTAAAATATACATGATAAATCTGAGTACTGGAAAAACAATGGTAATCAGCAAATCAATAAGCGGCAACACTCTCTCAATCAAAATGGATTTAAAAAGATACGCTTACAACGTGTATCAGATCTACATTCCAGCATCTGCTGTTAAAGACAGTGCGGGTAACAATTTAGGTACTGCATATACATTTAGATTTGTAACAGGGACATAA
- a CDS encoding energy-coupling factor ABC transporter substrate-binding protein, giving the protein MVDKKPIILLILVAAIVIFPLAIYNGLGEDQGYFGGSDDQGSEAIEETGYEPWVQPLWEPPSGEIESLLFATQAAIGAIIIGYVLGYYSGQAKARKRDEIEEQVIKTTKISK; this is encoded by the coding sequence ATGGTTGATAAAAAGCCTATAATTCTGTTAATTTTAGTAGCTGCAATTGTTATATTTCCACTTGCAATTTATAACGGCCTTGGAGAAGATCAGGGCTATTTCGGTGGATCCGATGATCAGGGCAGTGAAGCAATAGAAGAAACAGGTTATGAGCCATGGGTCCAACCACTGTGGGAGCCACCAAGTGGTGAAATAGAGAGCTTATTATTTGCAACGCAGGCAGCTATTGGAGCTATTATAATAGGTTATGTTTTAGGATACTACAGTGGCCAGGCTAAAGCAAGAAAAAGAGATGAAATAGAAGAACAGGTTATAAAAACTACTAAAATAAGTAAATAA